A section of the Trachemys scripta elegans isolate TJP31775 chromosome 10, CAS_Tse_1.0, whole genome shotgun sequence genome encodes:
- the HAPLN3 gene encoding hyaluronan and proteoglycan link protein 3: MLLLSLVVMLLQLGRGFCGLPFYNGFYYDHVMNDKGNGNGNGEVHFNGVKLVVETPEDAIFTYRGANVTLPCRYHYEPKLETPRKIRIKWSKLREDNTKERDVLVAIGLKHRSFGEFRGRVHLRQRGEQEASLVISDLRLQDYGKYRCEVIDGLEDESGIVELELRGVVFPYQPHHGRYRLNFHEAKKACEEQDAVIASFEQLFKSWEEGLDWCNAGWLLDGTVQYPISLPREPCGGKRLAPGIRSYGERHKNLHYFDVFCFSSALKGKVYYLVHPEKLTLEEAKQACQDDRAEIAKVGQLYAAWKFFSLDRCDAGWLADGSIRYPIAFPRPNCGPPEPGVRSFGFPDKGKFGVYCYKLN, encoded by the exons atgctgctgctgtctctggttgtgatgctgctgcagctgggcagaGGCTTCTGTGGGCTCCCCTTCTACAACGGCTTCTACTACGACCACGTCATGAACGACAAGGGCAACGGCAATGGCAACGGCGAAG tTCACTTCAATGGCGTGAAGCTGGTGGTGGAGACCCCGGAAGACGCCATCTTCACCTACCGTGGCGCCAACGTCACGCTGCCCTGCCGCTACCACTATGAGCCCAAGCTGGAGACGCCGCGCAAGATCCGCATCAAGTGGTCCAAGCTGCGGGAGGACAACACCAAGGAGCGGGACGTGCTGGTGGCCATTGGGCTCAAGCACCGCAGCTTCGGCGAGTTCCGGGGCCGCGTGCACCTGCGCCAGCGGGGCGAGCAGGAGGCGTCCCTGGTGATCAGCGACCTGCGCCTGCAGGACTACGGCAAGTACCGCTGCGAGGTGATCGACGGGCTGGAGGACGAGAGTGGCATTGTGGAGCTGGAGCTGCGAG gGGTGGTTTTCCCATACCAGCCTCACCACGGCCGCTATCGACTCAACTTCCATGAAGCCAAGAAAGCTTGCGAGGAGCAGGACGCTGTGATCGCATCCTTCGAGCAGCTCTTCAAGTcctgggaggaggggctggactGGTGCAACGCCGGCTGGCTGCTGGATGGGACAGTGCAGTaccccatctccctgccccgGGAGCCCTGTGGCGGCAAGAGGCTGGCCCCTGGCATTCGGAGCTATGGCGAGCGCCACAAGAACCTGCACTACTTTGATGTTTTCTGCTTCTCCTCTGCTCTGAAAG GGAAAGTTTACTACCTGGTTCACCCGGAGAAGCTGACGTTGGAAGAGGCCAAGCAGGCCTGCCAGGATGACAGGGCTGAAATTGCCAAGGTGGGGCAGCTCTATGCGGCGTGGAAGTTCTTCAGCCTGGATCGCTGcgatgctggctggctggcagatgGCAGCATCCGCTATCCCATTGCCTTCCCCCGGCCCAACTGCGGCCCACCAGAGCCGGGGGTCCGGAGTTTCGGCTTTCCCGACAAGGGCAAGTTTGGGGTGTATTGCTACAAGCTGAACTAA